The segment GCCCGCCGCAGGTAGTCCTCCAGGCCGCCGGCCGCCCAGGAACGCCCGTCGGACTCGTGGTCCCACACGAAGACGTCGGACCGCTCCGGCACCCGCACGACGCCGAACAGGTCCCCTCCGCCGTTGTCCCCGAAGAACATCAGCGGTTCGAAGGGCATGTACAGCGAGGCGAATTCCGGCGTACCGCGCAGCTCCGCGTTCTCCCGGGCGATCCGCCGGGCGCTCCACACCACATCGGTGCCGTGCCGTCCGGCCACCCCGTCGCAGACCCGCAGCAGCGAGGCCAGGTCGCCGGGCAACGGCTGCCCCAGCACCCGCTCCACCCCCGCGAGATCCGCCCCGTCCGCCGGCCCGGCGAGCTCCGCCTCCGGCAGAAGACCAAGAATCAGTTCCCGCCAGTCCACAGCCGGGCCCCTTCCACCACGTGCAAACGAAATCCCGGCGACGCTAACGCACCCGCCGGGCCGCTCCACCGGCGGGGGCCCGGCGGGTCACCAGTTGGGGTCGAGGACCAGCGGGGCGTCCCCGTCGGCCAGCCACGCGTCGAACTCCTCCGGCGTCAGCAGCACCGGAGCCCCCGTCCCCGCGGCCGTCAGCGCGGCCAGGACGGTGGCCTCGGCCAGCCGGCGCGTGGCCGCGTCCGGCGCCGTCCACGCGGCCTGCGCGGCGGCGCCGGCCCGGGCCGTACGGTTCATGCGGCGGTGCCCAGCGCCGCCAGGTGGGCCCGGGCCTCGGCCACCATCCGGGCGGACCGCTCATGGACCCGGCCGTCCTCGCCTGCGGGCGGGACCTTCATCACCGCGACGGTCATGCAGGCGAGATCGAAGGCCTCCTTGACCTGGGCACGCTGCCCCGGGCCGTAGGCGGCGTAGTCGTCGCAGCCGTGGACCAGGGCAGTGAGGGCGGGCAGCCGCTCCCGCAGGGCCGCGCCGAGGTCCCCCAGCACGAGGCGGATCTCCCGGCTGCGCTGGAACACCTCGGACAGGGTGCGCCGGGCCCCGGTCAGCTCGGCCTCCGCCTCTCGGAGCCGGTCCGCGAGCTTCCGCTGGTCCTCGCGGACCCCACGGCCCAGCCATTCGAGCAGGGCCCCCGTGACGAGGAGTGCGGGAGCGGCGATGAAGGCCGTGGCCAGGACCGTCGTCCCGGCGGCCACCCCGCCGCCGCCCGCGGCGAGCGAACCGCCGCCCAGCCAGGCCAGGGTGGCGCTGCTCGCCGCGGCCCCGGAGAGGCTGGAGATGGCCGTACCGGTGGAGGCGGTGGCGAAGGTGCCGACGGCCAGGTAGGCGGCCGCGCCGACCCCCGCACCGGCGACGGCGCCTCCGGCGACCGATCCGACGGCGGCGGCCGCCAGCTGCCAGGTCTCCCGCAGCTCCACGTCCACGGTGGTGTGCGCAGCCGAGTCCACCGGAGCCAGCTCCGCGAGGTCAACCCCCCGCAGCCGCCGCAGGTCCTCGCAGAACGGGACGAGGACCTGCTCGTAGACGGCGCGCCGCGCCTCCTCCTGGGCGGTGTTCTCCTGCACGACGTGCCGCTCCAGCTTCTTGCGGCGGCGGCCCAGCCGTTCGTGCTCCCGCCGGTTGTCCCGCGACAGCACGAACGCCTGGTACATGGCCACGGGCATACGGCGTGTCCCCCCTGCTCCACGGACTGACGGTGAATCAGGCTAGCGCCGCCGACGGCTGGAGAGCGGGGAAGCCCGACATCCGGTACGCCCGCCACCTGGCACGCCTGATGCCCGGCGCCCCCGCCCCCCCCGCCCCGGGCCGGCCGCCGGAGTCGTGTCCGCTACAGCCGGGCGCGCAGGGCCGGGTGGTCCGCGACGACCGTGCAGCTGCCCGGAGCGGTTGCCTCTCCGGAGACACGAGCAGATCTCAGCCAGGTGGCCTGCGGCCGGGGCAGTGCGGTAGACACAGCAGCGCGCCCCCAGTTCAGGTGCGAGGGCCGCGCGATGCCGGCCGGGGCGGTCTTCAGGCGAGGGGCATGCCCAGTGGGGTCAGAGCTCGGTGAGGCAACCCTCGGAACGGAGGGTGGTCAGGCGTTGGCCCAGGCGTTCGCTGCCGCGAGATCGGGCGCGGTGCCGACCACGGTGTACATGAAGCCGTTCCACTCCTCCAGCACCCGCGGCTCCTCCGGGCGCAGGTGGCTGCCGCCGCCGTTCACCGGTCGGTGACGTCTGCCGACGTCCATCGGCGCGCGGCGGCGTTCGTTGTAGGCCGCGAGCGGGTCGGTGGGGTCGACGCGGGGAGTCGCACGGGACGGCTGGTTGGGCGGTCCGGGGCGGCGGTGCTTGGCCATGGAAGCCATCGTCCCAGGACTTCAGGGGCGCGGGAGCGGTAGACCGGGAATCCGCGGATGCCGCAGGTGCTGACCGCCGTCGTACACGTGCAGGGTGAACGACGACGGCTCGGGCCGGCCCGCCTCGTCGTAGGAGGTGAGCACGTTCTCGATGCGCTCCCACAGTCGTACCGGTCCGCCCTCGCGTATCTGCCAGTCGTCGCCGTGCGGGGTGAGGAGGGCAGCGGAACCGGTGACGGTGTCGGCCACGAGCACGCTCTCGCCGAGCCAAGTCAGCTGCGCGTCCGGCACGGCGGTCTGGGCGAGGAACCGCAGGTGGAACGCTTCGTCGGTCGCGGCTGTGATCCGCTGCGGCGAGTGCCTGGCGAAGCGGCTGTGGACGTTGGCGCGGTCGGCCCAGTGGTCCGGGTTGCCGAACGCGGGGGCCGCGTGGGTGCGGGCCGACATGAAGGACACGGTTCCCGGCAGCAGCCGGCCCTCTGCCGTGCCGTCCTCGTCGACGGTGAGCAGGACGCGGGCGTATCCGTAGAGCCAGCCCGACAGGGTGAGCAGGATCTTGCCGCCCGGCCGGGTCTGGGCGAGCAGAGCCGGCGGAACGGCGCGGAAGGAGCAAGCGGCCACAATCCGATCGAAGGGCGCTTGGGGCCAGTAGCCGTACACCCCGTCCGCGACCGCGAGGGTGGGACTGTAGCCGCACTCGTGCAGCGCGTTGGCGGCTTGGGCGAGCCGGTGGGGGTCGACCTCGACGGAGGTGACCAACTCCGAGCCGAGGCGTTCGCAGGCCAGCGCGGTCGAGTAGCCGGTGCCGGCCCCGATCTCCAGCACCCGGTGTTCCTCTCGGATGTCGGCGTCGGCCCACATCCGTAGGACGAGGGAGGGCAGGGTGGAGGAGGAGGTGGGTGCTCCGCCGTGCCGGGCGGTGGGCTGGGTCCAGTCGGGTTCGTCGCCGTCGAACTGGGTGATGAGCGTGGTGTCGGTGTAGGTGGTTGACAGCCACCGGCCGTAGTCGATCTCGGCGGTGACCGGCTCCCACACCGGCAGCCCGAGTGAGTCGCGGTCGTCGGCGGGAAGGTAGAAGCCGGGGATGAACTGGTGCCGTGGCACCTGGTCCACGGCCGCCCTCCACGAGGGATCGGTCAGTACGCCGTCCTCCGCGAGTGCTTCGGCCATCGTGTGACGCAGCTGGGCGGCGTCGGTGTTCGGGTCGGCGGGCGAGGTCACGGCCTGCCGCCTCCTTCCTGAGCGAGGATGTCGGCGAACGCTTCGGTGATGGCGGGCGCGTCGGGGAGCCAGCCCCACTGACCGTTCGGATTGCACTCGATGGCCGTCCAGTGCTTCGCCTGGTCGCCGTCGCCGGTCAGGGCGAAGTCGAAGCACCCGAAGAGCAGACCGAAGGAGTCCAGGTAGGCGCGCGCTGCGGCAGCGATCGGCGAGGGAACATCGATGGGGGTGTGGATCAGCTTGCTCCAGTCGCCGCGCCGCCAGTCCAGCGCGCCATCGGATGCTTCGACACGGCTGGCGAACACCTGCCGGTCG is part of the Streptomyces katrae genome and harbors:
- a CDS encoding SMI1/KNR4 family protein, with amino-acid sequence MDWRELILGLLPEAELAGPADGADLAGVERVLGQPLPGDLASLLRVCDGVAGRHGTDVVWSARRIARENAELRGTPEFASLYMPFEPLMFFGDNGGGDLFGVVRVPERSDVFVWDHESDGRSWAAGGLEDYLRRALPAAGDWYRY
- a CDS encoding DUF6087 family protein; this encodes MAKHRRPGPPNQPSRATPRVDPTDPLAAYNERRRAPMDVGRRHRPVNGGGSHLRPEEPRVLEEWNGFMYTVVGTAPDLAAANAWANA
- the tgmC gene encoding ATP-grasp peptide maturase system methyltransferase; its protein translation is MTSPADPNTDAAQLRHTMAEALAEDGVLTDPSWRAAVDQVPRHQFIPGFYLPADDRDSLGLPVWEPVTAEIDYGRWLSTTYTDTTLITQFDGDEPDWTQPTARHGGAPTSSSTLPSLVLRMWADADIREEHRVLEIGAGTGYSTALACERLGSELVTSVEVDPHRLAQAANALHECGYSPTLAVADGVYGYWPQAPFDRIVAACSFRAVPPALLAQTRPGGKILLTLSGWLYGYARVLLTVDEDGTAEGRLLPGTVSFMSARTHAAPAFGNPDHWADRANVHSRFARHSPQRITAATDEAFHLRFLAQTAVPDAQLTWLGESVLVADTVTGSAALLTPHGDDWQIREGGPVRLWERIENVLTSYDEAGRPEPSSFTLHVYDGGQHLRHPRIPGLPLPRP